The Yoonia sp. SS1-5 genome contains a region encoding:
- a CDS encoding class II aldolase and adducin N-terminal domain-containing protein, with protein MTKHNMEFWPERVDLAAAFRWTARLNMHEAVANHFSLAVNDNGTRFLMNPNQMHFSRIKASDMILVDANDPDAMTGPDAPDPTAWGLHGGIHRNVPHARCAMHVHSVFATVLASLQDSRLPPIEQTCCTFFNRYVIDDSYGGLAFEDEGERCAALFSDPKKKVMIMGNHGVLIIGDTVADTFNRLYYFERACETYIRALQTGLPLRVLPDDIAEKTAQELESYPEQDARHLAELKAILDEEGSNYAA; from the coding sequence ATGACCAAGCACAATATGGAATTCTGGCCCGAACGGGTTGATCTGGCTGCCGCCTTTCGCTGGACAGCCCGGCTAAATATGCATGAGGCCGTGGCCAACCATTTCAGCCTTGCGGTGAATGATAACGGCACCCGGTTTCTGATGAACCCCAACCAGATGCATTTCTCGCGGATCAAGGCCAGCGACATGATACTGGTTGATGCCAATGATCCCGATGCCATGACCGGCCCCGATGCGCCTGATCCGACGGCGTGGGGCCTGCATGGGGGCATTCACCGCAATGTGCCGCATGCCCGCTGCGCGATGCATGTTCATTCGGTGTTTGCGACAGTTCTGGCCAGCCTGCAGGACAGCCGTCTGCCCCCGATCGAACAAACCTGCTGCACGTTTTTCAACCGTTATGTCATTGATGACAGCTATGGCGGCCTGGCGTTCGAGGATGAGGGCGAGCGCTGCGCGGCCCTGTTTTCGGACCCCAAGAAGAAGGTGATGATCATGGGCAATCATGGCGTTCTGATCATTGGCGACACGGTGGCGGACACGTTCAACCGGCTCTATTATTTCGAGAGGGCATGCGAGACGTATATCCGGGCCTTGCAAACCGGCCTGCCCCTGCGTGTTCTGCCCGATGACATCGCCGAAAAAACAGCCCAGGAACTCGAAAGCTACCCCGAGCAGGACGCCCGGCATCTGGCCGAGCTCAAGGCGATCCTTGATGAGGAGGGATCAAACTACGCAGCCTAG
- a CDS encoding SDR family oxidoreductase: MTNTLLSFGHGYSARALSRILLPQEWRIIGTTRSEDRAARLMNEGVEPRIWPGADMIPALNAATHLLISAAPDEAGDPVLGALRDEIAARAEQFQWVGYLSTTGVYGDHGGDWVDENTALTPATKRGIARVAAEAAWAAIPGLPLHIFRLAGIYGPGRGPFSKVRAGTARRIIKPGQVFSRTHVADIARVLAASIARPNPGAAYNVCDDDPAPPEDVIGYAAALLGMPPPPAEPFETAEMTPMARSFYAESKKVRNDRIKDELGVTLLYPDYRSGLKALLAQEIGA, translated from the coding sequence ATGACAAATACGCTTCTCTCATTCGGGCATGGCTACAGCGCCCGTGCCTTGTCCCGCATATTGCTGCCGCAGGAATGGCGGATCATCGGCACCACCCGGTCAGAAGACCGCGCGGCGCGCCTGATGAACGAAGGTGTTGAACCCCGCATTTGGCCCGGCGCCGACATGATCCCGGCACTGAATGCAGCGACCCATCTGCTGATCTCGGCTGCACCGGATGAAGCAGGCGACCCGGTGCTTGGCGCGCTACGCGATGAAATCGCGGCGCGCGCCGAACAATTCCAATGGGTCGGCTACCTGTCCACCACAGGGGTCTATGGGGATCATGGGGGTGACTGGGTCGATGAGAACACAGCACTGACCCCCGCAACCAAACGCGGCATCGCCCGCGTCGCGGCAGAGGCCGCCTGGGCCGCAATCCCGGGGCTGCCGCTGCATATTTTCCGCCTTGCCGGCATCTATGGCCCCGGTCGCGGCCCGTTTTCCAAGGTCCGCGCCGGCACGGCCCGCCGCATCATCAAGCCGGGTCAGGTCTTTAGCCGCACACATGTCGCCGACATCGCACGGGTCCTTGCGGCCTCGATCGCGCGGCCCAATCCGGGGGCTGCCTATAATGTCTGCGATGATGATCCTGCGCCACCCGAAGACGTCATTGGCTACGCCGCCGCGCTTTTAGGCATGCCGCCCCCACCTGCCGAGCCCTTCGAGACCGCCGAAATGACCCCGATGGCCCGCAGTTTCTATGCCGAAAGCAAGAAGGTCCGGAATGACCGGATCAAGGATGAACTGGGGGTGACCCTGCTTTACCCTGACTATCGGTCCGGGCTTAAGGCGTTGCTGGCACAGGAAATTGGCGCCTGA
- the tagH gene encoding type VI secretion system-associated FHA domain protein TagH → MTLTLRIENYDRLPDGGPTTTTVTQQGLTVGRSTAMDWTLPDPQKHISSHHFDIAYKDGAYWLTDVSTNGVFLDGQRHRLEGAHMIRQGDRFQVGHYFIGVSLGAGAAAAAPGETPATPPPPAFDDSDPWAVASAPAAPIDPNPRPDPRAFEDFASDFIVNPLPVTPPPAPPQPAPSAPPVPAAAPSPFGNSDSPFGAAPPAVAPAPAAPPAAVAPAPQAPRQPPAPAAPATPGPDQGAAIVTAFCEAAGLQTPEGANAEDAIALARELGATMKVAAAELMTLLQDRAAAKKFTRGGDRTMMGAIGNNPLKFLPDPTQALEVMFLRPRDGFLPGGQGMTAALEDVKTHQLAVFAAIQPALIKLLEDISPEAIEETTGGGLLAGGRRKSWDEFVKRWDAKVGDHENGMLDVFLAHFAESYAAAVDAAKK, encoded by the coding sequence ATGACCCTCACACTGCGGATCGAAAACTATGACAGGCTGCCTGATGGCGGCCCAACGACGACGACTGTCACCCAACAGGGGCTGACGGTTGGCCGTTCGACGGCCATGGACTGGACCTTGCCGGACCCGCAAAAACATATCTCAAGCCACCATTTCGACATTGCCTATAAAGACGGTGCCTATTGGCTGACGGATGTATCCACCAACGGTGTCTTTCTGGATGGGCAACGGCACCGGCTGGAAGGCGCGCATATGATCCGCCAAGGCGACCGGTTTCAGGTTGGACACTACTTTATCGGGGTGTCGCTGGGTGCAGGGGCCGCGGCTGCGGCGCCCGGCGAAACCCCGGCAACCCCACCGCCACCCGCTTTTGACGACAGCGACCCATGGGCCGTGGCCAGCGCGCCTGCAGCCCCGATTGACCCCAATCCCCGCCCGGACCCACGGGCATTTGAAGATTTCGCAAGCGACTTCATCGTCAATCCGCTGCCCGTCACACCGCCGCCAGCACCGCCACAACCGGCCCCGAGTGCACCGCCTGTCCCGGCAGCGGCACCATCACCCTTTGGCAACTCGGACTCGCCGTTTGGTGCGGCGCCGCCCGCAGTCGCTCCCGCACCTGCTGCCCCACCCGCAGCGGTCGCGCCCGCCCCCCAAGCGCCGCGCCAACCTCCTGCCCCCGCCGCCCCTGCGACGCCCGGCCCGGATCAAGGTGCCGCAATCGTTACGGCCTTTTGCGAGGCTGCTGGCCTTCAAACGCCCGAAGGCGCCAATGCCGAGGATGCCATTGCCCTTGCCCGCGAGTTGGGCGCGACGATGAAGGTTGCCGCAGCCGAGCTGATGACATTGCTGCAGGATCGGGCGGCAGCCAAGAAATTCACCCGAGGCGGCGACCGGACCATGATGGGGGCGATCGGAAACAACCCGCTCAAGTTTCTGCCTGACCCAACCCAAGCGTTAGAGGTCATGTTCCTGCGCCCGCGCGATGGCTTTCTGCCCGGCGGGCAAGGCATGACGGCGGCCCTTGAAGATGTGAAAACCCATCAGCTAGCGGTCTTCGCCGCCATTCAGCCTGCGCTGATCAAATTGCTGGAAGACATCTCGCCGGAGGCCATCGAGGAAACGACCGGTGGCGGCCTGCTTGCCGGTGGCCGGCGGAAATCCTGGGACGAGTTTGTCAAACGCTGGGACGCCAAGGTCGGCGATCATGAAAACGGTATGCTTGATGTGTTCCTTGCCCATTTCGCCGAAAGCTACGCGGCGGCCGTCGATGCCGCCAAAAAGTGA
- a CDS encoding methyltransferase domain-containing protein: MDPTHDVDNAYALTSKEEVKALYQSWAHSYDTAFGDGQGYQLPREVVLGYLAGDGCGPVLDVGAGTGLVGMHLQGAGVGPVDGVDLSEEMLRVAEMKGCYRHLTGGDITQPLQLPAAPYAGIVSAGTFTFGHVGPVALQHLLNVAAPGAVFSLSVNDAHFVADGFEAALDALADQIMDLNFRQVRIYDDRADAAHRNDMARLVLFRKR, translated from the coding sequence ATGGACCCGACACATGATGTAGATAACGCCTATGCGCTTACTTCCAAGGAAGAGGTCAAGGCGCTTTATCAATCATGGGCGCATAGCTATGACACCGCGTTCGGCGATGGGCAGGGGTATCAGCTGCCGCGCGAGGTTGTGCTGGGCTATCTGGCCGGTGACGGCTGTGGGCCGGTTCTGGATGTGGGCGCGGGGACCGGCCTTGTCGGGATGCACCTGCAAGGTGCGGGTGTCGGCCCTGTCGATGGGGTCGATCTTTCCGAGGAAATGTTGCGGGTTGCCGAAATGAAAGGGTGCTACCGGCACCTGACCGGCGGGGACATCACACAGCCGCTCCAGCTGCCGGCGGCACCCTATGCGGGCATCGTCAGTGCGGGGACGTTTACCTTTGGGCATGTGGGCCCTGTCGCATTGCAACATTTGCTGAATGTGGCGGCGCCCGGTGCGGTCTTTTCGCTTTCGGTGAATGACGCGCATTTCGTGGCGGACGGGTTTGAGGCCGCATTGGACGCGCTGGCAGATCAGATCATGGATCTGAATTTTCGGCAGGTCCGGATTTACGATGATCGGGCGGATGCGGCGCATCGCAATGACATGGCGCGGCTTGTGCTGTTTCGAAAGCGCTAG